The Methylomonas montana DNA window GAAAACTTTCGGAATGCTACTGATGAGTTCTGGGAAACTATAGAAAATCTTTGATGAATCAATCTATCATGCCAAAAATCAGTATCATTATTCCAGTGCTTCATTTAAGCCGGCCACTAAACAAAAAGCGGTTCTTTATGCCGCGATATACGATACGAGAAGTGCTTCATGATATTCGGGAGAACGTTTCAATTACTCATGAAGTTGTGGTGGTTTGCAATGGTAATGATCCAGAGCTCATTGATCTAGTTAAAACTCATCCTCAAATTGATAAATTCTGTATCAATAACCAGAATGCAGGTGTGGCTAGATCTTGGAATATGGGAGCGCAATTGGCGGAAAGTGAGGTGCTGCTCTACTTGAATGATGATGTTTCGATTGGTAAGGGTAGCGTTGAAATGCTCTATGAAACACTTTATGGTGCCTCCGATGTCGGTGAGGTGGGGCCGCAGGGTGCTCGTTGGCGTGGTGCTGAGCACGATTGTTTTGTTGGTGAGAATGATATTGAAGAAGCCGATGCTATTTCCGGTTACTGTTTTGCCATTCGTTCTGATATTTTTCATAAAGTAGGAGGGTTTGATATAAATTACTCCCCTGCGGGTTTTGAAGAAATCGATATGAGTTTTACCATAAGAAAAGTAGGAATGCGGTGTTTGGTTGTACCTAATCTGGAAATTAACCACTACCATCACCATGGCGTTAGTGCCTATCGTTCTGAAATAAAATACCTATCTCAAACTATAGACAGCCATACTTTACATGAGCGTAACAAAGCTTACTTTGTAAAAAAGTGGTTATTAGGATAAAAAAATACAGATGATTCGGAATTGGATTCAACGATTATTGCCTAATAGAACGGTAGTTTATGGAGAGCAGTTTTTTCGAGATGCTTGGTTTATGGAATGGCAAACTCTTAAAGATGTGCTTGGCGAATTGATTAAGGAGTTGGGAGCGAAGCAACGCTTTCTGGATTTTGGTTGTGGCCCTGGAGTAATGATTGATTACATGAATGACGCAGGTTTTTTTTATGTTGGCTGCGACTATTCAGACGAAGCGCGGCACCTGTACGGGCAGCATTTTGGTAAATACCCAGAAAGATATATGGCCAATCTTGAAAATATTGATTCGCAGCATTTTGATGTTTTTATATCATTCGACGTTTTTGAGCATATGACTGATGAACAAATAGGCGAGGTATTGAAGACTACAGCCAATATTCCATTGCTGATGCTTAATATTAGTCGAGACCGACGGACGCCTGGTCATATCAATATAAAATCAGACCAAAAATGGATTGAGTTTTTTGAAAATAGGGGCTGCGATTTTGAGTCAGTT harbors:
- a CDS encoding glycosyltransferase family 2 protein, with the translated sequence MNQSIMPKISIIIPVLHLSRPLNKKRFFMPRYTIREVLHDIRENVSITHEVVVVCNGNDPELIDLVKTHPQIDKFCINNQNAGVARSWNMGAQLAESEVLLYLNDDVSIGKGSVEMLYETLYGASDVGEVGPQGARWRGAEHDCFVGENDIEEADAISGYCFAIRSDIFHKVGGFDINYSPAGFEEIDMSFTIRKVGMRCLVVPNLEINHYHHHGVSAYRSEIKYLSQTIDSHTLHERNKAYFVKKWLLG
- a CDS encoding class I SAM-dependent methyltransferase, whose protein sequence is MEWQTLKDVLGELIKELGAKQRFLDFGCGPGVMIDYMNDAGFFYVGCDYSDEARHLYGQHFGKYPERYMANLENIDSQHFDVFISFDVFEHMTDEQIGEVLKTTANIPLLMLNISRDRRTPGHINIKSDQKWIEFFENRGCDFESVLSECLRNKYKILRVGCPDRWDRNLFVFSRVSL